One part of the Pseudopipra pipra isolate bDixPip1 chromosome 3, bDixPip1.hap1, whole genome shotgun sequence genome encodes these proteins:
- the LOC135410913 gene encoding cullin-9-like isoform X2 → MVNEKHNGNLLVQLGPKLQAHPEKLLRQRRGHNDRLEYLIQWSVISLEERAVGGSSASCAETKPENISMWMSAEEVCASCPALLGKRKLEGLWMKEEKAPSPLAADVPLDEAALLEMKADVRSLVQRAMRQLAKAGTPKCSILNTVHVLSAYAGIGSLAGAFRETGALDVLMKMLCHWEKQIRHSAGKMLRTLALQDAESRAYVLLSLSQQDGIEQHMDFDSRCTLLELFAEITSSEEQCMSFEGIHLPQIPGKLLFVLVKRYLCVTSLLDKLSGGVEQGEEQQGCTVPSLLPEERSRVKQEFEFSMAMANLISELVHAMGWNRNHKPELSPRQELRPRTTRSIFQQKTPATTAVQMPVLSSNHGPHKKQGRTFLTLSDFADSSDYVEYLQANLVRGMRVRLLEDCGDVRAGEEGEFLQSTNSMHTVQVLWRSTGQIYWMRWQILEIIGFGDWWEDPAAQEKEYSPIKSFNLDTVAQPFLCKPLGGLYSLPYLGQPLTKAAEALSRAEWWELLFFVKKLEAQEQKEITSLIQHDQGEQVDEEALIRLSVPVELAQKVLQVLEKRCQGSTLRDLRGCRVYARYFLSRGAEQDGGRSTAVSSEGSGCRSIGREATMAKAAKEDLSAAAVPPQAPSVAVKSDSQLFSELLRSEGLCFPEVMEEQIKVLGSTKGVSESGSLAEIAAMVDVIESSSSAVGLRLTGLKQILKILEEEPKSEQQVGTAQGRLGTGSAGEKLVQVAVELLSTEVAEKALVAVTLRLLAVLMAQHDWRVPFATEGGVQAVLACMQQHSSSALVQQAGLAALKVLVGAADGEPGGGKSLSWNHADVQMMREIFASIGSASSEGSASLLSTIPAALSTMQRVPGGSSGVQNGLLVVNMLMDGHRGLAEQLASCDLPAVLQSCWRDGQSSGCPHAVLALRAINRLAEHGLPLGLKAAGREVPLDLKGVQMLLGSLEDGALSKEVVVALERQLCGEGPVPSGQVAQLLQDHSCFRLLLRSLELLGVEKAVSLSILRILNKFLDSYQEDVLPWHECVEPCVSSLSAHSSSWEVLQEVVGFLHRLATASKDCVVVMCHVGTHEALSKALEKHSVAPSLAPALLNLVTDCEKYTSLYKKLTTRILAGCIQLVLGQIEEHRRSHQPITIPFFDVFLQNLCRGECWEWELTPVLAWWLKALCSLSTVSSLEVKEDKCWEKVQVSSNPHQASKLTDRNPKTYWESNGSTGSHFITVHMQCGVVIREMSMLVASEDSSYMPSRVVVLGGDSPATIRTELNTVTILPSDSRVILLENMTRFWPIIQIRVKRCQQGGIDTRVRGIEVLGPKPTFWPVFKEQLCRRTFLSCTAQARAWGQEICRDRGQLLQLFGRLNRALQHEQGFADRFLPDDEAAWALGRTCWEALVNPLVQSITSPDPDGISPLAWLLREYLESVEPPHRARGHRAAFGSCVRRLTQLLVHVDPGGPEPEETRAAGGKAGKNKEVPARAAKAVVEKSSGLWGISQCWRGVVQQQVQQFLEAAGQVPDLAEQYCGLYQRLRSATEELFGQQAAFMLALGQGFAGALLQLSFLTALHVSEQFARYLDVQIQELRRAAQGSTGPLERLQQFLEPFVVFGGLELAHSFEHFYRHYLGDRLLTQGPSWLEGGIVEQIGLCFPSRFPQDMLSNLAESEELQRQFCLFQLQEQDKRLLELDTGLDEVLETASVADVPEVKVLALSPRCWPVSPLCYMDNPGRFFSAMLSSPLDEFADFCRQSQSQLGWECTKPQRLQWTWLGHAELQFGDCVLHVSTLQMYILLCFNSAEEVAVEALLQATGLPADLVHHALTPLTHGQGVLVQSCTLGGALRLNQVALAQASGRHLRLLPQQRYLRTERAEVSALERKRNVLCCLITRILKVEKQLHVDNLVFRVIDACQKGRLGPGVQFLSFCCHSVDVLSCVLHLLNQGYLRRQEGRPHVLEYISAEPTTPLGGQAQMTFQCRPPQASPDEDSIDSLHWLNPGIDRAEEYLMAMLQVPMGHTLSPEEAKLLMNQTVQQVQDTLSISDDVARHLLMHCRWNVDFLIQCYVENRDALLISSGLQVQDVQPPPSPGTHCPVCVNRLCPTEKPPMLCCMHYCCKPCWSEYLTTRIEQNMVVNCTCPISECCAQPTTAFIYSIVSSEDIIAKYEKALLRRYVECCSNLTWCTNPQGCDQILLKDGLGYGAACSKCSWISCFNCNFPEAHYPASCSHISQWVDDDGYYEGMTSEAQSKHLAKLISKHCPNCQAQIEKNEGCLHMTCTKCSHGFCWRCLKPWRPNHKDYYNCSAMVSKAAWQEKRFQDYNERCTFHHHAREFATSLRNSISSIREMPKIRNLTFVLDACKVLEQARKVLAYSCVYSYYNQDTESMDIVEQQAESLELLTNALQILLEETLLQYQDLASSLQLLKAEHFSAGLELVRQIKERLFAILWHSTQDFHVGLQSSGDPGQRKLKLANVPTSALAYTGQKRTILCDSPNTDEGGKEVEDEEYDPQWQEDYDDVDDLDEDNFMIDNGSDCDSYFDDDDSYHS, encoded by the exons ATGGTGAATGAGAAGCACAATGGCAACCTGCTTGTGCAGCTGGGACCCAAACTGCAGGCCCACCCGGAGAAGCTGCTCCGGCAGCGTCGAGGCCACAACGACCGGCTTGAATACCTGATCCAGTGGAGTGTGATTAGCTTGGAAGAGAGAGCAGTGGGAGGCAGCAGTGCCTCCTGTGCAGAGACCAAGCCGGAGAACATCTCGATGTGGATGTCTGCAGAAGAGGTCTGTGCcagctgcccagcactgctgggcaagAGGAAGCTGGAAGGGCTGTGGATGAAAGAGGAGAAGGCACCAAGTCCGTTGGCTGCAGATGTCCCGCTGGACGAAGCCGCGCTGCTGGAGATGAAGGCTGATGTCAGGAGCCTGGTGCAGCGAGCCATGCGGCAGTTGGCCAAGGCCGGGACGCCCAAGTGCTCCATCCTGAACACTGTGCACGTGCTGAGCGCCTACGCCGGCATTGGCTCTCTGGCGGGTGCCTTCAGGGAGACGGGAGCCCTGGACGTGCTGATGAAGATGCTGTGCCACTGGGAGAAGCAGATCCGCCACAGTGCCGGCAAGATGCTGCGGACCCTGGCTTTGCAGGATGCAG AGAGCCGGGCCTATGtcctgctgtccctgagccagcaggATGGCATTGAGCAGCACATGGACTTTGACAGTCGCTGCACCTTGCTGGAGCTGTTTGCTGAGATAACATCCTCTGAAGAGCAGTGCATGTCCTTTGAGGGGATTCACCTTCCACAG AtccctgggaagctgctgtttgTCCTGGTGAAGCGCTACCTGTGTGTCACTTCTCTCCTGGACAAGCTGAGCGGTGgtgtggagcagggagaggagcagcaggggtGCACTGTACCCAGCCTGCTCCCTGAGGAGAGGAGCCGTGTGAAGCAGGAGTTTGAGTTCAGCATGGCCATGGCAAACCTCATCTCGGAGCTGGTGCACGCGATGGGCTGGAACCGGAACCACAAGCCAGAGCTGTCGCCCCGACAGGAGCTCCGGCCTCGCACCACCCGCTCCATCTTCCAGCAAAAGACTCCAGCCACCACTGCTGTCCAAATGCCTGTACTCAGTTCAAACCATGGTCCCCACAAAAAGCAGGGCCGTACCTTCTTGACTCTGTCAGACTTCGCAGACAGCAGTGACTATGTGGAGTACTTACAGGCAAACCTGGTGCGTGGCATGAGGGTGCGCTTGCTGGAGGACTGTGGTGACGTTAGAGCTGGGGAGGAAGGCGAGTTTCTTCAGAGCACTAACAGCATGCACACAGTACAG GTTTTATGGCGGTCAACAGGTCAAATCTACTGGATGCGTTGGCAAATATTGGAGATTATTGGCTTTGGAGACTGGTGGGAAGATCCTGCTGCTCAGGAAAAGGAATATAGTCCAATAAAGAGCTTTAATCTAGACACAG tTGCACAGCCATTTTTGTGCAAGCCCTTGGGAGGTCTGTACTCCCTGCCTTACCTGGGGCAGCCGCTGACCAAGGCTGCAGAGGCCCTGAGCCGTGCCGAGTGGTGggagctgctcttctttgtgAAGAAGCTGGAAGCACAAGAGCAGAAAGAGATCACCTCTCTCATCCAGCATGACCAGGGAGAGCAG GTGGATGAAGAAGCCCTGATCCGGCTGTCGGTACCTGTGGAGCTGGCCCAGAAGGTGCTGCAGGTCTTGGAGAAGCGATGCCAGGGCAGCACTCTGCGTGACCTGCGTGGCTGCCGCGTCTATGCCAGATACTTCCTCAGTAGGGGAGCTGAGCAGGATGGTGGGAGAAGTACTGCAGTGTCCTCAgagggcagtggctgcaggagcaTTGGCCGTGAAGCCACGATGGCCAAGGCAGCAAAGGAAGAcctttctgcagctgcagtgccGCCCCAAGCCCCCAGTGTGGCAGTGAAGTCCGATTCCCAGCTGTTCAGCGAGCTCCTTAGGAGTGAagggctgtgcttcccagaGGTGATGGAGGAGCAGATCAAAG TGTTGGGCAGCACCAAAGGGGTGAGCGAGAGCGGCTCGCTGGCCGAGATTGCAGCCATGGTGGACGTGATcgagagcagcagctcagcgGTGGGGCTGCGCTTAACTGGGCTCAAGCAAATCTTGAAGATCCTGGAAGAGGAGCCCAAGTCCGAGCAGCAAgttggcacagcccagggcaggctggggaCCGGGAGCGCTGG GGAGAAGCTGGTGCAAGTGgcagtggagctgctgagcACTGAGGTGGCAGAGAAGGCGCTGGTGGCGGTGACGCTGCGGCTGCTGGCCGTGCTGATGGCACAGCACGACTGGCGTGTGCCGTTTGCCACGGAGGGTGGTGTGCAGGCCGTGCTGGCCTGCATGCAGCAACACAGCTCCTCCGCCCTGGTGCAGCAGGCTGGCCTGGCG GCCCTGAAGGTGCTGGTGGGAGCTGCAGATGGTGAGCCAGGAGGTGGGAAGTCCTTGTCCTGGAACCATGCTGACGTGCAGATGATGCGGGAGATCTTTGCCAGCATCGGCTCTGCCTCCAGCGAGGGCTCTGCCAGTCTGCTGAGTACTATCCCTGCTGCCCTGAGCACCATGCAGAGGGTCCCAGG GGGCTCCTCAGGAGTGCAGAACGGCTTGCTGGTGGTGAACATGCTGATGGATGGGCACCGGGGCCTTGCGGAGCAGCTGGCGAGTTGCGACCTCCCGGcggtgctgcagagctgctggagggatGGGCAGAGCAGCGGCTGCCCTCATGCGGTGCTGGCCCTTCGCGCCATCAACCGCCTCGCAGAGCACGGGCTGCCCCTGGGCCTGAAGGCAGCAG GCAGAGAAGTCCCACTGGACCTGAAGGGTGTGCAGATGCTTCTGGGCAGCCTGGAGGATGGCGCTTTGTccaaggaggtggtggtggCCCTGGAACGGCAGCTCTGCGGTGAAGGCCCTGTCCCCTCTGGGCAGGtggcccagctgctgcaggaccaCAGCTGCTTCAGGCTGCTGCTGCgcagcttggagctgctgggggtggAGAAGGCTGTGAGCCTGAGCATCCTCAG GATCCTGAACAAGTTCCTGGACAGTTATCAGGAGGATGTGCTGCCCTGGCACGAGTGTGTGGAGCCCTGTGTGTCCTCCCTGAGcgcccacagcagcagctgggag gtgctgcaggaggtCGTTGGCTTCCTGCACCGCCTGGCCACTGCCAGCAAGGACTGTGTGGTGGTGATGTGCCACGTGGGCACCCACGAGGCTCTGTCCAAAGCCCTGGAAAAGCACAGTGTGGCTCCGTCGCTGGCGCCAGCCCTGCTCAACCTGGTGACGGACTGTGAGAAGTACACCAGCCTCTACAAGAAGCTGACGACCAGAATCTTGGCTGGCTGCATCCAG CTGGTCCTGGGGCAGATTGAGGAGCACCGCCGGAGTCACCAGCCCATCACCATACCCTTCTTTGATGTCTTCCTGCAAAACCTGTGCCGAGGTGAGTGCTGGGAGTGGGAACTGACCCCTGTGCTGGCTTGGTGGCTGAAGGCTCTGTGTTCTCTCTCCACAGTGTCCAGCCTGGAGGTGAAGGAAGACAAGTGTTGGGAGAAGGTGCAGGTCTCCTCCAACCCGCACCAGGCCAGCAAGCTCACGGACAGGAACCCCAAGACATACTGGGAGTCAAATGGCAGCACTGGCTCCCACTTCATCACTGTGCACATGCAGTGTGGTGTGGTGATCAG ggagatGAGCATGCTGGTGGCCAGTGAGGACTCCAGCTATATGCCATCCCGCGTCGTGGTGCTGggtggggacagccctgccaCCATCAGAACGGAGCTCAACACA GTTACCATCCTGCCTTCGGACAGCAGAGTGATCCTGCTGGAGAACATGACCCGCTTCTGGCCCATCATCCAGATCCGGGTGAAGCGGTGCCAGCAG GGTGGCATTGACACACGTGTGCGTGGCATTGAGGTGCTGGGTCCCAAGCCCACTTTCTGGCCCGTCTTCAAGGAGCAGCTGTGCCGGCGGACATTTCtctcctgcactgctcaggCTCGCGCCTGGGGCCAGGAGATCTGCCGGGACCGGGGGCAACTGCTGCAACTCTTTGGCAG ACTGAACCGGGCGCTGCAGCACGAGCAGGGCTTCGCTGACCGCTTCCTTCCTGATGAcgaggcagcctgggcattgGGCAGGACGTGCTGGGAGGCCCTGGTGAACCCCTTGGTGCAGAGCATCACTAGCCCAG ACCCTGATGGCATCAGTCCCCTGGCCTGGCTGCTGAGGGAGTACCTGGAGAGTGTGGAGCCGCCCCACCGTGCCAGGGGACACAGGGCTGCCTTTGGATCCTGTGTGCGGCGCCTGACCCAGCTCCTGGTGCACGTGGACCCTGGTGGCCCAGAGCCGGAGGAGACAAGAGCAGCTG GTGGGAAGGCGGGGAAGAACAAGGAGGTGCCGGCCAGGGCTGCGAAGGCAGTGGTGGAGAAATCGAGTGGCCTGTGGGGAATCTCTCAGTGCTGGCGTGGCGTGGTGCAGCAGCAG GTACAGCAGTtcctggaggcagcagggcaggtgcCAGACCTTGCAGAGCAATACTGCGGGCTGTACCAGCGCCTGCGCAGTGCCACAGAGGAGCTCTTTGGGCAGCAGGCCGCCTTCATGCTGGCCCTGGGCCAGGGCTTTGcaggggctttgctgcagctctCCTTCCTGACTGCCCTGCAC GTGAGTGAGCAGTTTGCCCGCTACCTTGATGTGCAGATCCAGGAGctccgcagggcagcacagggcagcacagggccGCTGGAGCGGCTGCAGCAGTTCTTGGAGCCCTTTGTCGTCTTCGGTGGCCTGGAGCTCGCCCACAGCTTCGAGCACTTCTACAG GCACTACCTGGGGGACCGGCTCCTGACACAAGGGCCGTCTTGGCTGGAAGGAGGCATCGTGGAGCAGATCGGGCTGTGCTTCCCCAGCCGCTTTCCCCAAGATATGCTGAGCAACTTGGCTGAGTCAGAGGAGCTCCAGCGGCAGTTCTGCCTcttccagctgcaggagcaggataagcggctgctggagctggacaCGGGCCTGGATGAG GTGCTGGAGACAGCCTCGGTGGCAGATGTGCCAGAGGTGAAGGTGCTGGCCCTGTCCCCGCGCTGCTGGCCTGTTTCCCCACTCTGTTACATGGATAACCCTGGGAGATTTTTCTCGGCAATGCTGAGCTCCCCCCTGGATGAGTTTGCTGACTTCTGCCGGCAGA GCCAgagccagctgggctgggagtgcACGAAGCCCCAGCGATTGCAGTGGACGTGGCTGGGCCACGCTGAGCTGCAGTTTGGAGACTGTGTCCTCCACGTGTCCACGCTACAGATGTACATCCTGCTGTGCTTCAACAGTGCTGAG gaggtggcTGTGGAGGCCCTGCTGCAGGCTACAGGGCTCCCTGCTGACCTGGTGCACCACGCGCTGACACCGCTGACCCACGGCCAGGGCGTCCTGGTGCAGAGCTGCACACTGGGAG GTGCACTGCGGCTGAACCAGGTAGCCCTGGCCCAGGCCTCTGGCCGCCACCTGAggctgctgcctcagcagaGGTACCTGCGGACAGAGAGGGCTGAGGTGAGCGCcctggaaaggaagaggaacGTCCTCTGCTGCCTCATCACCCGCATCCTCAAGGTGGAGAAGCAGCTCCACGTTGACAACCTGGTGTTCAGG GTGATTGATGCCTGTCAGAAGGGCAGGTTGGGGCCAGGTGTGCAGTTTCTGAGCTTCTGCTGCCACAGCGTGGACGTGCTGTCCTGTGTCCTGCACCTGTTGAACCAGGGCTATCTCCGGCGCCAGGAGGGGAGGCCTCATGTCTTGGAATACATCTCTGCTGAACCTACGACACCTCTTGGGGGCCAGGCACAGATGACTTTCCAGTGCAGGCCACCACAGGCATCTCCAGATGAGGACAGCATAGACAGCCTGCATTG GTTGAATCCTGGCATAGACAGGGCAGAAGAATATCTTATGGCAATGCTGCAGGTGCCAATGGGGCACACACTTAGTCCAGAGGAGGCAAAGCTGCTCATGAACCAGACAGTACAGCAGGTCCAGGACACTCTGAGCATATCGGATGACGTTGCTCGGCACCTCCTCATGCACTGTAGGTGGAACGTGGATTTCCTGATCCAGTGCTATGTGGAGAACCGTGATGCTCTGCTCATCTCCTCGGGGCTGCAAGTGCAGGATGTCCAGCCTCCTCCGAGCCCTGGAACCCACTGCCCAGTCTGTGTGAACCGGCTATGTCCCACTGAGAAGCCACCAATGCTCTGCTGCATGCACTACTGCTGCAAG CCCTGTTGGAGTGAATATCTCACGACTCGCATTGAACAGAACATGGTTGTCAACTGCACCTGTCCCATATCCGAGTGCTGTGCACAGCCAACCACAGCCTTCATTTACTCCATTGTGTCCTCTGAGGACATCATAGCAAAG TATGAAAAAGCCCTCCTCAGACGCTATGTTGAGTGTTGCTCCAACCTGACATGGTGCACCAACCCTCAGGGCTGTGATCAGATCCTCCTTAAGGATGGACTTGGTtatggagcagcctgttccaagtGCTCCTGGATATCCTGCTTCAACTGCAACTTcccagag GCCCATTATCCTGCCAGCTGCAGCCACATTTCTCAGTGGGTAGATGATGATGGATACTATGAAGGAATGACAAGTGAAGCCCAAAGCAAACATCTGGCTAAGCTCATTTCAAAGCACTGCCCAAACTGCCAGGCTCAGATAGAGAAAAATGAGGGTTGCCTGCA TATGACATGTACAAAGTGTAGTCATGGCTTCTGTTGGCGTTGCCTCAAGCCCTGGAGACCGAATCATAAGGATTATTACAACTGCTCTGCTATG GTGAGTAAAGCAGCTTGGCAGGAGAAGCGTTTTCAGGATTACAATGAGAGATGCACCTTTCATCATCATGCAAGG GAATTTGCCACGAGTCTGAGGAACAGTATTTCTTCCATCAGAGAGATGCCAAAAATTAGGAACTTGACCTTTGTTCTTGATGCCTGCAAAGTGCTAGAACAGGCACGGAAG GTGCTGGCTTACTCCTGTGTGTACAGCTACTATAACCAGGACACTGAGAGCATGGATATTGTGGAACAGCAGGCTGAGAGCCTAGAGCTGCTCACTAATGCTCTGCAGATCCTTCTGG AGGAAACCCTGCTGCAGTACCAGGACCTGGCCTCCTCTCTTCAGCTTCTGAAAGCAGAGCATTTCAGTGCTGGTTTGGAGTTGGTACGCCAGATCAAGGAGCGTCTCTTTGCAATTCTCTGGCACTCCACACAG GATTTCCATGTTGGGCTCCAGTCTTCAGGAGATCCTGGTCAGAGAAAGTTGAAACTCGCAAATGTGCCTACTTCAGCCCTTGCCTATACAGG GCAAAAACGTACCATCTTGTGTGACTCCCCCAACACAGATGAAGGTGGCAAAGAGGTTGAAGATGAGGAGTATGATCCACAGTGGCAGGAAGACTATGATGACGTTGATGACCTTGATGAAGACAACTTTATGATTGATAATGGATCAGATTGTGATTCCTActttgatgatgatgatagCTATCATAGCTAG